The genomic window AGTTGGCAAAATCCGAGTCAGGATTGAAACGGTGTAACTAAGTGAGACAATGAAGAACTGGTTACAGAGGAAGCAGCAAGAACACCgatgatcacaatcactcagcacTGAGGTGAACACTGACTGGAGGGACCAGTACCATCAGACAAAGCCCAGTGGTCATGGTCACTGATCTACTGAGATCCAGATGGGCTCTGACCTCACTCTTGCTTCAGGGATCAATGGAGTCTCTCTGTCCCTGACAGTCTTCAGCTGGGAATGTTGCTCTCCCCAGCTCACTGTTACTTTTCGGTTACTTTCATTGTGGGtcccctctgtcccatcattgAGTTGTGTTCACTGTAAGAGACGTTGTCTGACATAATGATATCAGTTTAAGGTGTCTGCTTTTGGTTTTTCTTAAATGGAAGTAAAGGTTACAAAATCCTACAGGAGCAAACACCCCCCagccccaccccaccatccctcCACTAACCccagccatctcctccaattcagTAAGGAGAACTGATCTAGTCTGGACCTCAACATCCTTCTTCTATTGGTCTATGGCCATTGACTCCTGAGTGTCTGTTCTCACATCAATTTGGAAGTAAGACATGATCTCATGGCCACACACAGAATTCCAACACCAAACCCCACACCGTGGAGAGGATGGACCATAATGATGCCAGCAGAAGGCAACGTGGGAGACAAGGAGGAGCTGCTCCAGGTGagttggagcaggggtcagaccATCATCGGGTCAGGTGACCCTGTGACCTTCTCTAGTAGTGGAGTGGATGCTGGGGTCATGTGTTGCTGGGATTGATCCATTTCCCCATCACTGCTCAGTATCCTGACCTGTATCATGTGGAGGATGTCAGCACACCACTCACTCCTCCCTCAGAGGGACAAGAGCTCAATTTGTCCCAACAATGTGTAGAGGGCAGGCGAGGTTGGGACGGCTGGTGGAGAGACACCAGGGAGAGTGGTGTGGAACTCCCCGaccaatctctgtcactgtgttcctgtgtgttactcccaGACTATTCTCTGCCACTGTTCCCATGTGTTACTCTGGGActaatctctctcactgtgtccccatgtgttactccaggactaatctctgtcaatgTGTCCCTGTGTATTACTCACTTGTTACTGTTATCCTGGAATAACATAACTTTTATTACAGAGTGCAACCTTCGCTCAACGCTGCTTGTTGCTTCATCTCCATTGAACATGGATCAAAGTCTTCTGAACCATGGTTATTTTGTAGAAATTTTTCTTGGAGCCATTTCTCCTTTCTCTACAAGTTTATCCAGTGCTTAATGAAACTCCGGTGGTCTGTATCAGAAATGTGAAGCATGGAGGAAACTTACGTTTGTTTTTTTGGGTACTCTCCCTTCCAGGATCATCTGTAACACTCTCTTTGTCTGATCTGTGTTTCCCAGAGCATTCCATCCAGCTGAATCCCAAAACTTTAAACTCCCTGCTCTGTAGCACCTGAGCTGTAAATTTTCAAAACATGCATTTGTATAGCACCTTTCATGATTTTGAAGTTCTGTGTAATGTAGAACACAAGGCAGACAGTGTTTACACAGCAAGATTCCATAAACTACAGAACAGTGAGCAGCAGAATATCTGTTCTGTGGTGTTGAATGATGGCTAAAAATGTCAACAGGACATTGGAGAACTTCCTGATCTTCCATCAGTGACAGGACGTCCCAGGACACAAGGGAACTCTGCTTCCCTTGCTGCCATGGGTCTGTTTACACCCCTAAAGAGGGCAGATGAATCTTCAGTGTACAGACTCTGAGACACTCTGACTGCAGCAGCATTACTCTAGATTACTGTATTTCAATCTCTGAAATCACCGTTCAATCTGAAACCCTCCAGCTCACTGAGGAAACCAAATTAATAAAGACACTTTAGGGGTGAGACaaacagagaatgtggagaatcacaaatgagagaaaaactgcagatgctggaaatccaagcagcacagacaaaatgctgggggaattcagcaggccaggaagcatctgttGAAAAGagtaacagttgacatttcaggcggagatacttcagtaggactggagaagaattaagatgagaagtcagagtaagaaggtgggcagAGAGCAGGGGAAGGTACAatgtagcaggtgataggtgaaactcagagactggaaggggtgaagtatagagctgggaagttgatttgtgaaaaggataaagggctggagaaggcaggaatctaataggagaagacaaAATAGAGAATTTCCAAGATGGTGGCACGACGCAGCtggcagcggccactccggagctgattatatGTTATTTGTGAattggggtgccgtgcgcaatcataatcgattgaaaatagATGTGGgaacacggaggaacatcgggaaatctccaggaagaccttcttcgtagctgctgctgttgtgagatccgggactctgctgagaagaacaggcccccagtcctcggggtcacgctgccaatggccgttggcggggccgtcttaatatgcttggcagaggatggtgctcggagaagctgtgctggaggggatggtcattgGCTCGGAGcttcgatggactcggagtccgccgcggtcaggtcactttcattgtgtgctgcgtctgcgaggctgagttgggcagcgccgtggaagtccatagcgggggtattcccttctaccgccggcgtgggatggcgagtctgtcgggactctagggacttgtggaaactatgTAGTGATTTGTTTTGAACTTATAATCCTTTAATATCTTTgggctatttttactgtgcccatagactttttttaaatcaattatgctattgtttgcactgttgtaactatatgttgtaacgatgtggttttgtgcaggtcttgagctttagtttttggtcttgtctggtggttttggagctcctttccgtgGAACGCGTGAagatggtagcacaatattaatatgcagcagcctctctggattctggatttgggattgccaaacattatgtggattttctggtgtagtctgttttgtcatatgcttttgtgatatcattctggtggaacgttgtctcatttttcaacggcgttgcatttgtggtttctaaatgacaataaacggaaTCTGaaaaggctatggaagaaagggcaGTGGGAGGTGCAGCAGaaggaggtggtgggcaggtaagGGGATGAGgttagagagggaaatgggaatgaggaggGGGTAATAAACAGATGTTCGAGAAGTTGATGTAGAAATACtaaacagatcaggcagcatccatggaaaaagcaATGGGGAATGTTCTCAagggaaggaatttgtagaatgacaTTCTAACTAGGTGCTGTGAAATAAATTGAATTTGATTAGTtagattaaggtaaaggaacacttatgAGGCTGGgttcataatatgatcaaattcacctgaAGGTTTGAGCAGTAGAAAATAAAAAGTGATTTATTTGAGAGTGTCATGTTCCGGTCCATGAACTCTGTGTTCCAGTTCATGGTCCAGTCCGTAGACTTCAGACTCCGGGTATTCCAGCTGTCCCATGTTTCaattgggcttaatcataggcacctgagtCTCATCCTCTgtctgggaatataagtggccctgggttcaagtgtgggtgctggtttgtcttgtcaatATCCTGTCCTTgcttctgtggggtaagtcaggcagtCATTGCTGTTACCTTGTGGTTcaatctgtcccttcctgtccttgcctccattgggtaagccaggctgtctttACTGCTTCCTGGAGCCTGGACTgtttccttcccttccccttctttctgtagcccttgCCTGGAACCACACCTGCTAACTTTTGCCTGAAGTCTCGCCTGCATCCTTGCCTATTCTCACCATCAAGTTCTACTGCCGGAAcaagactggagccttgctgtattcagataaggaactgtcttttgttgtttggaACGGTCTTTTTGTGTCCTTGCCTTCACTAGATAGGTCCGGCCATTTGCCACTAcccagtgttgggaactgtcttgttgTGTTCAGCTTTCTCTGTATGAGTCCTGACCCTACaacctgttcccaaggaggggtcccagctctgtgttctgcattcctgtatcCCAAGACCAGGGCTTTGAGTTCCACATTCCTgtatcccaagaccaaggctctgtgtttcagtctcccaagtctgagcttcatgtcctcatccgCTCCAGACGTCCCGCATCCTGCCCCTACGTCCAGTCGTGTTGCCTTGCCATGCCTTGTCCTCTAGATCCGGAGTCCAAGTCAACGTCaaacccaggttccgggtccctgtccattctctggctcggagtccttgtccaggttcctagttccttgTCTAGGTCCCGctttcctagtctagtcctagcccaggccctgtatcctagtatctcccagggcctgtgtcttgtgcAGTGTCGTTTCTTCcacacttcccttgctttcttgacacacctagtcctgtccctagtactcagtgtctgtgtcttgcatttgggccTGCTCTCAACACCCACCTTATGACAGAGAGGAGTGCTAGTCAAAGTTCATTAGAATGGACACcaacaggaatgacagcagaatggcaatggctggagtttctgggagtatgTCAAGGTGCTGAAGCAGGGACCCAATCGCAGACTGTGCTCACTGTGATATTCACTGAGTAGCAAATCCAGAGGGGCAACAAAGTtcgcatcaaagttcaggcagagatcaaatattccagagaaatccagaaaaccagaattgggaaacaggcagagtcaatattcggATGGACAGAgaacagatacaaatgctggaaagactcaggaaaactcactggcacaatctggcaacaaacaggtaaAAATACAggactaaaatacactgagcaataaacgaagaggcagatgataggtggagcacaatgagacaaagTGGCTGCAAAACAGGCAATAATGAGAATCAGGTGAGAAGCAAAGTACTCAGTCGAACAGGAGCACATGGAAAATGAtaacaaacaagagcacatggcaaaACAAAACCATAGACTGACGGCTAggtggaaaacacacaaaaagacaaagttcaactgaAGGTACTGACAGAGCAATTCAAAGGGTATCGTACAGATACACCCCAAAGtaaaagaagcattctaaagggggcaTAATGAGGTAACAATGACTAACAAGgaaaagtcaaagacagcagaaaagcaaaagagcgggcatataaagtagcaaaaaattagtgcaaaattggatgattggggagattttaaaaatcaacaggaGGCAACTTTAAAAGCCATAAGCATAGAAAAGAATAAATATGATAAGCTAACTAATAATATAAAAAGgacaccaaaagatttttcagacatAAAAGTCAaacagaggcaagagtggacatcaGAGCACTGGacaataatgctggagaggtagtaatggggaacatagaaatggcagacaagctcacaaagtactttgcatcaaccctcactgtggaagacaccagcagtatgccagaaattcaagaatatTAGGGACTAGGAGTGAGTGTAATTGCTGTTAGTAAGGAGAAAGAGCTTGGGAAGtggaaagatctgaaggtagacgTCActtagaccagatgaactgcaccccagggttctggaaAGGGTACCTGAAGACATTAGTAGTGATTGTTCAAGAAACACTATATTCTtgaatggttctagaggactggatgattgcaaatgtcacaccacacactcattctcccaatctgtctcagTTCTTCTGAATACACCCTGCTTTCTCagcatgacctgcccctccacctatctttatatcaaccacaaacttggtcacaaagccatcaattccatcttccaaatcattggcataaaaCGTGAAAGAAAGCAGTCCCAATATAGATCTCTGTGATTACCTCTAGTCACTGGGAAAAGCTCTatctattcctactctttgcctcctgccagtcagccaatcttcagtccatgccattaactttcctgtaataccatgggctcttgactTATTTAGcagtttcatgtgtggcaccttgtcaaaggccttctgaaaatccaagagagCAGCATCCATTGACTCTACTTTATctttcctgcctgttacttcctcaaataattccaacagacttgCCAGGCAAATTTCCCCTAAAGTAAACCAGGTTGACTGTGTCCTGTTTTATCACGTGATTCCCAGTGTATCAAAACttcatcctcaataatggactctaacatcttctcaaccactgaactCAGTCTAGGGGGTCGATAATGTCTTTTACAACtcctccatctccccctccccttaagtTTCCAGCGAATTGTTCACTGATATGGGGGACTTGTATTTAAATGGCACCTTTCCCAGCTTCAGGTGCTCCCGAGGCGCTTTCCACACGATAGGTTGGAGTGGGGATTATTGGACCGTTCACTGCCTCCGATGTGGACACTCCGGTACATGAATGGCAGTGAATAGAGCAACAAGTACATTCTGTGTGCTTATATTAAACTGAACGCAGTGTGTGTACCTCTGGTGTGAGAGACCCGGGATTGTTTCCTGTCGGGACACAGGTTATGGTCGCTCCTTGTGGATCCAGAGCCGAGAGGAATGTGTTGATGGTCGATGATTTCCCACCCGCCTCCAAGCCGAAGAGCAGGATGTTTATACAGCCTCCACAGCCCTCAGGAGGGTTGTAGTTACATAAATAGTTCCTCAGAGTGTCCAATTTCCTGCCAGAGACCAGGAGAGAGAGCATTAGCTGAGTGGGTAAAATGGGTTAACGAAATCATCACATTGACTTCTGTCGAGTTGGGATGACACACCCTGATTATGGGAACCTACCGCTTATCCATGATTGGATACTGAAAACAGCCGTCCTttgaaaaatctgaaatgcaatgtgaaagtttttttttgtttttaatcaaAGAATGTCTTTGttttatcggggggggggggtctatctCAGTAACGAATTGAACATATAAACTCACTGCTTCCCATGTTTGGCGCGGTGTAAACCCAGTGATCGTCGCCAGTGTGTTGACCGCGCCTTTAGCCTGCGGAATCCACGTACTTCCACGTATTGCTTGTACTTCCACTTTGCGACTGGTCGATGTGCGAACTTGGACAGGGTGATCAAAGCAACACAGGAACCAATAAGAATTTTACTGTGACATCGCTTTCAGTCCGCTTTTGCTATTGGTTCGGATCCAGCGACACCCTTCGCGGCGGGCATGTTAACTCACAAAAATAGTCCTTTCCGTTGTCGCCATCAAAACAAAATACTCCAAAATTTGTTCCAATCTGACAAAGACCCAGCAATAATGGATCACAACTGGAGGCAGGTTTTATTATTAAAACCACtatttttattagtaactacttaaTATATAAAACAATTTGTCAGAGTAAAtaaaagtgtgtgtgtgaatgtgtatgCAGCTCCCAACAATTAAGTTTAGGAACAAGTCTGGAAAGTCTCTTCCCAAAACGAGTCTTAAGAGTCCAGTGGTAATAATAACGAGACGTAGTTGCGAGAGGGAAGAGACTGAGCGACAGCACCGCCGTCCGATGTCGAAATCCCACGAATCCACGCCGAAGTATCCAGAGAAGTGTCCTTTGACACGAGTGGTCGTCACTTCACCCCTGCACACGGGAAGACTAAAATGTGATCGCCACCAATACTTCTAAACTCAAGAATGGATCAAAGTGACAGTTACTTTAGTCACAGGCACTGCGTCGACCTTTCAATAATTCTCCGGCCAGGGAGAACTATCAAAGTTGTACGTAATTTGCAACGAGCCTGTCCCAAGCTCGTGGTCCGATGCTTTACGATGATAATAGACCATGGGGGAGACCCATGTCTGGTTACAGAGTCGCAGACTCTCTCACTGATCCACACACTAGCTTTTCGAATACAAAACACAGTTCATAAATATTCTCTCGCTCTCTTCTGCTGTCACTCAGAACCCAGCCCCGCCTTTTTGACGTCACTTAGTCCAGCTTCTTAAAGTGACATTCACAGTTAATGAAACGGGAGCCTCTCACGCTGTTTGCAATACTATTACCCACGATCAGGAAACGGGACGGGACAGTCCATCGAGAAAATTCTGCCTCATTGTtccactggggaatgttgtgatgcaccatcaataactcactctgagacgtaaaggcgagatatcgattttattgactggaagaaggaagcagcagtgagtgaccaccatactaaatcctggagactgagaggccgggcccaaGCTCTGATCGCCtttgtacaggggtctgtgggaggagccacaggagcagtcagcagggggcgtgtccagacaggcacacgtagttcaccacatgttgCTAACCTCCAGATCCTACATACCACCGGGTGAATTCCCATTCCTTCACTCTCTGTGGGTTTGGGAAAACTGGTGCTCGGCAGTGGCGTATCTGaggtatggcaggtatggcacGAGCCCTGGGCACCACTTAAAGGGGgcgccactgagcagtttctattaaagtcagacaagacATCCTCGGATAGTGAgaaaataagtttcttcagatgtatgatctgtctttgattatcacgGGTGAcaagcactaggatggccttatttcagagcattgtgtaagaagaccatgaaacgtttcttcacgaagaagaaggaaagtggagctgaaggacggaagagacgaaagttggaggcggaggaagccaaaaagtcgagcaagttcttcatgcccttctttgaaaagcccggaacaagtagttcgactcgttccatggagtcgcctgcaccCGCTACAGGTTTGTTAGAAtccgaaggtggatcaagtacaaatgcgtcacaagccgaggaggaagtcaagtcagataaattCACGATGaggagattaagagtgaggctgccacagagaacgtggacGTGACTGGAGGGGATGACGACGGTGTTGGTGAtgttgttgagtttattgacgagattttacctgacgagattgaacctgacgacactgaacctagtgaactggatggtgtcaaagagcctcgaactgtcagaccagaagtgattgaacagcatgacattggacttctgaagtttgACAAGGATGACAAGGAAAAACAATTCTGCCTGACGTGttaagaacagaaataataaagcttgGTTCATTAGCGGCCAACTCAGGGTGGAACAATGAGGCACTCCAAGGGGTATTTTGGAATGGTCTCAGTGACATCGTAGAAGATGAGTTGGTGGCAAGAGACGACACCGACAGCCTGGATTCCCTGATCTCCCTtgccaccaggttggacaatCACCTTCGAGAACTCCATAGGGAGAGATCTGGTTGTCCACCACCTTTGGCCACTCCATGGCGTTCATTACCTTCTCCCACCAGCACAAACCTCTCTTCTCCTGCTCCTGTcgtggtttcttgaaataaccaggagacgcagaaatTCTTCGAGAAATTGAAGCCTTTATctgcaaacaaaagctgagacaattaatgaACGTGTCACTAATTGCCCACCGAGCCTAGTAcacagtattctttatagtactttcttatctcagttacattagcataccctcttATCACCAGCACATCAGCTTCTTGATTCGCCACCAGTATTTTTTATTCAGTAGCTTATAATTGCTCTAGTCCCTGGAACACGagtcccccttcccggccttgcctggtccccataccatcacaccactccatagcccatactcgctctagtctactccctggaacacgtgtcccccttcccggccttgactggtccccataccatcacaccacttcATGATCCCGTCTACCACCGTTAtctctacatgcttactttcactgttagctacattctcaAGGCATTGATGCGTttaatagtacagagacaatacagagattacattctggccAATAAGTTGGATACATAGTAAATAAAAGGCTGGTTTTTCACTGTAGCTACATTATCAAGGCACTGAtgcgttcaatagtacagaggcaatacagagattacattctggccaataaattggatacatagcaaatagcaaacacaaggctggttacatagttttggttacacagcgaACAATGCAACTTT from Hypanus sabinus isolate sHypSab1 chromosome 1, sHypSab1.hap1, whole genome shotgun sequence includes these protein-coding regions:
- the LOC132394010 gene encoding uncharacterized protein LOC132394010 isoform X1, with translation MGSNFSKDGCFQYPIMDKRKLDTLRNYLCNYNPPEGCGGCINILLFGLEAGGKSSTINTFLSALDPQGATITCVPTGNNPGSLTPELRCYRAGSLKFWDSAGWNALGNTDQTKRVLQMILEGRVPKKTNLHRFNPDSDFANYPVMPENVIHGVAFIFDMNTIDCISEEQMNAFKELQTIVAQKYTYRVVIGTKFEVLGIQENDHKSIYEYKPLQDKFTKLSELTGMEKRSMFVVSNQWRGDQIEMIKCILALYILENMIRNIDKFLKVTK